Proteins encoded together in one Elusimicrobiota bacterium window:
- the accB gene encoding acetyl-CoA carboxylase biotin carboxyl carrier protein, with protein MEIDKIKLILEAIKDTDIEEIWMEKDGEKSGFKRKDISAEPVLATKSVNSVVQNNSQSKSVQPVPSEINNIIKSTMVGTFLRTSSPGGKPLVDEGDFVTVGQKVCIVEAMKLMKEITSSIAGKVVKILVEDNHPVEYGQPLFELEPQIPADKKE; from the coding sequence ATGGAAATAGATAAAATCAAATTAATATTAGAAGCAATAAAAGATACGGATATCGAAGAAATCTGGATGGAGAAAGACGGTGAGAAATCCGGATTTAAAAGAAAAGATATTTCTGCGGAACCGGTATTGGCAACTAAGAGTGTCAATTCCGTAGTGCAAAATAATTCACAAAGCAAATCAGTTCAACCGGTGCCATCAGAGATCAACAATATTATAAAATCTACAATGGTAGGAACATTTTTAAGAACATCTTCACCAGGTGGGAAACCTTTAGTAGATGAAGGTGATTTTGTAACAGTAGGTCAAAAAGTTTGCATTGTTGAAGCTATGAAATTAATGAAAGAAATAACTTCATCAATTGCCGGAAAAGTTGTGAAAATTTTAGTAGAAGACAATCATCCGGTTGAATATGGTCAGCCTCTTTTTGAATTGGAACCGCAGATACCAGCAGATAAAAAAGAGTAG
- the accC gene encoding acetyl-CoA carboxylase biotin carboxylase subunit, giving the protein MFNKILIANRGEIAVRVIRACREMGIRTVAVHSDIDNECLHVKLADESVCIGPASPQESYLNVANIISAAEVTGADAIHPGYGFLSENTYFADVCESCNIKFIGPSKTTIQTMGDKIAAKVTMRKAGVPTIPGTDECITADHPKLAKIVKSIGYPLIVKASAGGGGKGMRVVQSEDALKNAILTAQSEAKAAFGNGDVYLEKYFEEPRHIEFQILGDIKGDVVSFPERDCSIQRRHQKLIEESPSMISEKLRKKMGHYARLAAKAVKYFTAGTIEFLVDKKENFYFMEMNTRIQVEHPVTEMVSGIDLLKEQIRLAAGERLGYSYDDIKIVGHVFECRINAEDSEKDFIPSPGKIESLIFPGGPGVRVDSHIYAGYTVPSTYDSLIAKLLVTDSTREKAIARMQRALSEFEISGIKTTIPFHKITMANDYFKRGEIYTNFVQKRIYGEK; this is encoded by the coding sequence ATGTTTAATAAAATTTTGATAGCTAATCGTGGGGAAATAGCCGTAAGAGTCATTCGTGCCTGCCGGGAAATGGGGATAAGAACAGTTGCTGTTCATTCGGATATAGATAATGAATGTCTTCACGTAAAACTTGCAGACGAATCTGTTTGTATCGGTCCTGCCAGTCCCCAGGAGAGTTATTTAAATGTTGCTAATATAATCTCTGCCGCTGAAGTTACCGGTGCTGATGCAATACATCCGGGTTACGGTTTTCTTTCGGAAAATACGTATTTTGCTGATGTATGTGAATCATGTAATATTAAATTTATAGGTCCGTCAAAAACTACAATTCAGACAATGGGCGATAAAATAGCCGCTAAAGTGACAATGAGAAAAGCGGGTGTGCCGACTATTCCCGGAACAGACGAATGTATAACAGCTGACCATCCGAAACTTGCTAAGATTGTCAAAAGTATCGGTTATCCTCTTATAGTAAAGGCATCTGCCGGCGGCGGCGGAAAAGGTATGAGAGTTGTTCAATCGGAAGATGCGTTAAAAAATGCGATACTTACTGCACAGTCTGAAGCAAAGGCAGCGTTTGGCAATGGGGATGTTTATCTTGAAAAATATTTTGAAGAACCCAGACATATTGAGTTTCAGATACTTGGTGATATAAAAGGTGATGTAGTTTCATTCCCGGAAAGGGATTGTTCAATTCAGAGAAGGCATCAAAAACTTATTGAAGAATCTCCATCAATGATTTCTGAAAAATTAAGAAAAAAAATGGGACATTATGCGCGGCTTGCCGCGAAAGCAGTTAAATACTTTACAGCAGGCACAATTGAGTTTTTAGTTGATAAAAAAGAGAATTTTTATTTTATGGAAATGAATACCCGTATACAAGTTGAACATCCGGTAACAGAAATGGTTTCCGGAATAGATTTATTAAAAGAACAAATTCGTCTTGCCGCGGGTGAACGGCTCGGTTATAGTTATGACGACATAAAAATTGTAGGGCACGTATTTGAATGCAGGATTAACGCCGAAGATTCCGAAAAGGATTTTATCCCGAGTCCCGGTAAGATTGAATCATTAATTTTTCCCGGTGGTCCCGGGGTCAGGGTTGACTCTCACATTTACGCCGGATATACCGTACCTTCAACTTATGACAGTTTAATTGCGAAATTACTTGTTACTGATTCTACAAGGGAAAAAGCAATAGCCAGGATGCAGCGTGCATTATCCGAATTCGAGATTTCAGGAATAAAAACAACCATCCCTTTCCATAAAATTACAATGGCGAACGATTATTTCAAAAGAGGCGAAATTTATACAAATTTTGTCCAAAAAAGAATCTACGGCGAGAAATAG
- a CDS encoding SIS domain-containing protein, whose translation MKETILQIIDESIAVKEKSKSLAGIIEKIAKAIIDGYRKGKKVVIFGNGGSAADAQHLVTELVCRFEKERKSLNAIALTTNTSELTAIANDYSFDKIFSRQVESIVQKGDIVIAISTSGNSKNVIEAVKQAKKQGAIVVGFSGDSGKLKDVCDITLSVPSKNTARIQEVHITVGHIICKLIEDAQQ comes from the coding sequence ATGAAAGAAACAATTTTACAAATTATTGATGAAAGCATAGCAGTAAAAGAAAAATCCAAATCACTTGCAGGAATAATTGAAAAAATAGCAAAAGCAATAATTGATGGTTACCGTAAAGGTAAAAAAGTAGTTATTTTTGGTAACGGCGGTTCAGCCGCCGATGCGCAACACCTGGTCACGGAACTTGTTTGCCGCTTTGAAAAAGAAAGAAAATCTCTAAATGCCATTGCACTTACTACTAACACTTCCGAATTGACTGCTATAGCAAACGATTATAGTTTTGATAAAATATTTTCAAGACAAGTTGAATCAATTGTCCAAAAGGGCGACATAGTTATAGCGATTTCAACAAGCGGCAACTCAAAAAATGTCATTGAAGCGGTGAAACAAGCGAAAAAGCAGGGTGCAATAGTTGTCGGGTTTAGCGGTGATAGCGGTAAATTAAAGGATGTTTGTGATATAACGTTAAGTGTTCCTTCAAAAAACACAGCCCGTATCCAGGAAGTACACATTACTGTTGGACATATTATATGTAAACTAATTGAGGATGCTCAGCAGTAA
- the rfaE2 gene encoding D-glycero-beta-D-manno-heptose 1-phosphate adenylyltransferase: MEKIKSLGQIIKIVQKLRKAGKKIVFTNGCFDILHIGHIRLLEKAKSFGDILIIGVNSDSSVKIIKGKTRPLIPENERMEVLASLSMVDFVVKFSESTPYQIIKKIKPDVLVKGSDWKNGEIVGAEFSKKVKRFPVVKGYSTTNIIKKLKSL; the protein is encoded by the coding sequence ATGGAAAAAATCAAATCACTAGGTCAAATTATAAAAATTGTTCAAAAATTAAGGAAAGCGGGTAAAAAAATTGTTTTTACCAATGGTTGTTTTGATATTTTGCATATAGGTCATATACGGCTTCTTGAAAAGGCAAAATCTTTCGGCGATATTCTGATTATAGGGGTTAATTCCGACTCTTCTGTAAAGATTATTAAAGGGAAAACCCGCCCTCTAATACCGGAAAATGAAAGGATGGAAGTTCTCGCTTCGCTTTCTATGGTTGATTTTGTAGTAAAGTTTTCCGAGTCGACTCCTTATCAGATTATAAAAAAAATTAAGCCGGACGTTTTAGTTAAAGGTTCTGATTGGAAAAATGGTGAGATAGTAGGCGCTGAATTTTCCAAAAAAGTTAAAAGATTCCCTGTCGTAAAAGGATATTCAACAACTAATATAATAAAAAAATTAAAAAGCCTTTAA
- a CDS encoding thiamine-phosphate pyrophosphorylase, producing the protein MNNIYRIIDVNLNRSKEGLRVVEDFIRFVVEDKKLSSEIKKLRHQIDETSRVIYPELIASRNTKDDVFRETKESGKSNNYAVVVSNIKRAEESLRVLEEFSKTISATAGAKFKKIRFKVYNIEKEILKYL; encoded by the coding sequence ATGAATAATATTTACAGAATTATTGATGTTAACTTAAACAGGTCAAAAGAGGGATTGCGGGTTGTTGAGGATTTTATAAGATTTGTAGTTGAAGATAAAAAATTATCATCAGAAATTAAAAAATTGAGACACCAAATAGATGAGACATCAAGGGTTATTTACCCTGAGTTAATTGCTTCACGCAACACGAAAGACGATGTTTTCCGTGAAACAAAAGAATCCGGCAAAAGTAACAATTATGCGGTTGTTGTCTCAAATATTAAAAGAGCGGAAGAATCATTAAGAGTTCTTGAGGAATTTTCAAAGACTATTTCAGCAACTGCCGGAGCGAAATTCAAAAAAATCAGGTTTAAGGTTTATAACATAGAAAAGGAAATACTAAAATATTTATAA
- the thiC gene encoding phosphomethylpyrimidine synthase ThiC, producing the protein MTQIESARKNIITKEMQAIAKAEGVSAEFVRNGIAKGTIVICKNKLRKYNPKFQPKGIGGGLKIKVNANIGTSPMNCNLSYERQKLLTSIKYGADAVMDLSTGGDISKIRRMVISNSTIPVGTVPIYGLICEISRKKKKFIDVNIEQIFAEIEKQLADGIDFITVHCGLTLKAIEILKKNKRLVGIVSRGGAFLAEWMSHHKKENPLYENYDDLLKLAKKYDAVISLGDGLRPGCIADNTDAAQIEELKTLGKLQAYALKRDVQTIIEGPGHVPLNQIEKNIKLQKKYCHNAPFYVLGPLTTDIAPGYDHITSAIGGALAGYFGADFLCYVTPAEHLSLPDIDDVKNGVIASKIAAHSAEIARGYKSSLKIDYELSKARKNFDWKKQKALSIDPYEFEKRLSAKGKDVCSMCGEFCAMKRKI; encoded by the coding sequence ATGACCCAGATAGAATCAGCCAGAAAAAATATTATTACCAAAGAAATGCAGGCAATTGCAAAAGCGGAAGGTGTTTCTGCTGAATTTGTCCGTAATGGCATTGCAAAAGGGACCATTGTCATTTGTAAAAACAAGTTAAGAAAATACAATCCTAAATTTCAGCCAAAAGGTATAGGCGGAGGACTTAAAATAAAAGTCAATGCCAACATCGGGACTTCGCCGATGAATTGTAACCTTTCGTATGAACGGCAAAAGCTTTTAACTTCAATAAAATATGGTGCAGACGCTGTTATGGATTTATCCACAGGCGGCGATATTTCGAAAATAAGGAGAATGGTAATCAGCAATTCCACCATTCCTGTGGGGACGGTCCCTATTTATGGTTTAATTTGTGAGATATCCAGGAAAAAGAAAAAATTTATTGATGTAAATATTGAGCAGATATTTGCTGAAATAGAAAAACAGCTGGCAGACGGCATTGATTTTATAACAGTCCATTGCGGACTGACGCTTAAAGCAATTGAAATCCTGAAGAAGAACAAGCGGCTTGTCGGTATTGTTTCACGCGGCGGTGCATTTCTTGCCGAGTGGATGTCTCATCACAAAAAAGAAAACCCGCTATACGAAAATTATGACGATTTGTTAAAATTAGCGAAGAAATATGACGCTGTTATTTCATTAGGTGACGGGCTCAGACCCGGTTGTATCGCTGATAATACAGATGCGGCACAAATTGAAGAATTAAAAACCCTCGGTAAACTGCAGGCGTATGCTCTTAAAAGAGATGTGCAGACAATAATTGAAGGTCCGGGGCACGTTCCGCTGAACCAGATTGAAAAAAATATAAAACTTCAAAAGAAATATTGCCATAATGCCCCTTTTTATGTTTTAGGACCGCTTACAACCGATATCGCACCCGGTTATGACCATATTACGTCGGCTATCGGGGGCGCTCTTGCAGGATATTTTGGTGCTGATTTCCTGTGTTATGTAACTCCTGCCGAGCATTTGTCGCTTCCGGATATAGATGATGTTAAAAACGGAGTTATCGCCTCAAAAATTGCCGCTCATTCAGCCGAAATTGCAAGAGGATATAAATCTTCCCTTAAAATTGACTACGAACTTTCCAAAGCAAGAAAAAACTTTGACTGGAAAAAGCAAAAAGCGCTCTCCATAGACCCCTACGAATTTGAAAAACGACTTTCCGCAAAAGGCAAAGACGTCTGCTCAATGTGCGGCGAATTCTGCGCCATGAAAAGAAAAATTTAA
- a CDS encoding glycosyltransferase family 39 protein: protein MKKFSENKWFSNILVILILIINFILIISSSWEKSAIYDEAVNISSGYIHWKTGNSHVNREHLTSWKLFVTAPLLFLKLKTPNNLDINQYEIGDKFLYNNNVSADTILHVTRITNAIGAIILGFFIYKWAFILWGYYGAILSLILYVLSPNMSAWAGVVNTDFGLTVLVFLSVFMFWLYLRNPSTKKLFLTGILFGLAQSTKVSALLLYPLFLFLGIFWIKYRKEKTFPMILISIIKIFIIGFFVLSITYIFSGLPNYFAGVNQIFNSMKEGRDVFINGNIYRYGVWYYYLFALMIKNPVPFLILLFWVVSYVYSLKKDPNLKIVIIFLSVVPIVWLMIASLSKSQLGIRYILPIYPFIFVLLGIISKSLNNPKKYILAFLIIWMVINNVKIYPHYLTFFNEFIGGSKNGYKYLTNDLDAGQDLKNLAKYLKPGDEIILSYCGCARPEYYGVNPQYRGIISEVLFKTEKMNSLTPKRELLCVSALFLQTATTKEGLVYAWLKEYKPIEIIGNSILVYDITIDTDAHKNLAYAYEKAIDYDAAKREWDRILVIDNKNEESYMGLAGIYITRKEYDKAIKECNLALRNSPDSYMANNMLGQIYGIKGELEKSRFYLERSVQINPNFAGGHYDLAVTYERLKEKTLLQRELAILTKLGYFNK from the coding sequence ATGAAAAAATTTAGTGAAAATAAATGGTTTTCTAACATATTAGTAATTTTAATATTGATTATAAACTTTATTTTAATTATTTCATCAAGTTGGGAAAAATCGGCAATTTATGATGAAGCAGTGAATATATCAAGTGGGTATATTCACTGGAAAACCGGAAATTCTCATGTAAATAGAGAACATTTGACATCTTGGAAACTTTTTGTAACTGCACCGTTATTGTTTTTAAAGTTAAAAACACCAAATAATTTAGATATAAATCAATATGAAATAGGGGATAAGTTTCTTTACAATAATAATGTTTCTGCAGATACTATTTTACATGTTACAAGAATCACAAATGCAATAGGAGCAATTATTTTAGGATTTTTTATATATAAATGGGCATTTATTTTGTGGGGATATTATGGTGCGATATTGAGTTTGATATTGTATGTTTTAAGTCCCAATATGTCAGCATGGGCAGGTGTAGTAAACACAGATTTTGGTTTGACTGTTTTAGTTTTTTTGTCAGTTTTTATGTTTTGGTTATATCTGAGGAATCCCTCTACAAAAAAATTGTTTTTAACTGGCATACTATTTGGATTAGCACAATCTACAAAAGTATCCGCCCTTTTATTATATCCGCTTTTTTTATTTTTAGGAATATTTTGGATTAAATATAGAAAAGAAAAAACTTTCCCCATGATTTTAATATCTATTATCAAAATATTTATTATTGGTTTTTTTGTCCTATCTATAACTTACATATTTTCCGGTTTGCCAAATTATTTTGCCGGTGTGAATCAAATCTTTAATTCCATGAAAGAAGGGCGAGATGTGTTTATCAATGGAAATATATATCGTTACGGGGTATGGTATTATTATTTATTTGCACTCATGATAAAAAATCCTGTTCCATTTCTAATTTTACTTTTTTGGGTAGTAAGTTATGTTTATTCTTTAAAAAAAGATCCAAATTTAAAAATAGTTATTATCTTTTTAAGTGTAGTTCCAATTGTTTGGCTGATGATTGCTTCTTTGAGTAAATCTCAATTAGGAATAAGATATATTCTTCCGATTTATCCGTTTATTTTTGTGTTATTAGGAATTATATCAAAAAGTCTAAATAACCCAAAGAAGTATATTTTAGCTTTTCTTATTATTTGGATGGTTATAAATAATGTAAAAATTTACCCACATTATTTAACATTTTTTAATGAATTTATTGGTGGTTCTAAAAACGGATACAAATATCTTACTAATGATTTAGATGCTGGGCAGGATTTAAAAAATCTTGCAAAATATTTAAAACCAGGAGATGAAATTATATTATCTTATTGTGGTTGTGCAAGACCGGAATATTATGGAGTTAATCCTCAATACAGAGGGATAATATCAGAAGTTCTATTTAAAACGGAAAAAATGAATTCATTAACACCTAAACGAGAACTTTTATGTGTAAGTGCTTTATTTTTACAAACGGCAACTACAAAAGAAGGATTAGTGTATGCATGGCTTAAAGAATATAAACCCATAGAAATAATTGGTAATAGTATTCTTGTTTATGATATAACTATTGATACAGATGCACATAAAAATTTAGCATATGCTTATGAAAAAGCCATTGATTACGATGCGGCAAAAAGAGAGTGGGATAGAATTTTAGTAATAGATAACAAAAATGAAGAATCATACATGGGTCTTGCAGGAATATATATAACAAGAAAAGAATATGATAAAGCGATAAAAGAATGTAATTTAGCATTAAGAAATAGTCCCGATTCATATATGGCTAACAATATGTTGGGACAAATTTATGGGATTAAGGGTGAATTGGAAAAATCTCGTTTTTATTTGGAAAGATCTGTACAAATCAATCCGAATTTTGCAGGAGGCCATTATGACCTTGCTGTGACTTATGAACGACTTAAAGAAAAAACTCTATTACAGAGAGAACTGGCAATTTTAACAAAATTAGGTTATTTTAATAAATAA
- a CDS encoding MFS transporter, with amino-acid sequence MLNIIILGITSLLTDVSSEMVYPLIAVYLSSLGATPAIIGLIEGLAESTASLLKVFSGYFSDKVKKRKPFTVFGYSFSTIGKFFLYISTSWHYVLFARIFDRFGKGIRTAPRDALIAESAAEGKKGKAFGLHRTMDTIGAAAGVLLAYFFMTVKPNNYKTVFLWSIVPAVLGVIALFFVKEKMAAVKTGAPAKKPLAFNFASFKTLDKKLQYFLIIALLFTLGNSSNQFLFLRSKDLGFSATTIILLYFVYNLVYAFISYPAGVISDKIGRKKILVLGYLFYGIVYFGFAFVSTKFFVWVLFALYGLYIGLTEGIEKAFISDIAPSDQKATMIGLHATIIGIGLFPASFVAGILWTKLGASAPFIMGGLTGVLSSVLLLFLI; translated from the coding sequence ATGTTAAATATAATAATTCTTGGAATTACTAGTTTGTTAACGGATGTCTCTTCGGAGATGGTTTATCCTTTGATTGCGGTTTATCTTTCTTCTTTAGGAGCTACACCGGCAATTATCGGGTTGATTGAAGGACTTGCTGAATCAACTGCATCTCTTTTGAAGGTCTTTTCGGGTTATTTTTCTGATAAAGTAAAAAAGAGAAAACCTTTTACTGTTTTTGGTTATTCTTTTTCTACTATTGGGAAATTCTTTCTTTATATTTCAACCAGCTGGCATTATGTGCTTTTTGCAAGAATTTTTGACAGGTTTGGTAAAGGAATACGAACTGCTCCAAGAGATGCTCTTATTGCTGAAAGTGCAGCTGAAGGTAAAAAAGGAAAAGCGTTCGGGTTACACAGAACAATGGATACAATCGGGGCAGCAGCAGGTGTTTTACTTGCTTATTTCTTTATGACAGTAAAACCAAACAATTATAAAACGGTTTTTTTATGGTCAATTGTCCCGGCAGTTCTTGGTGTTATTGCTTTGTTTTTTGTAAAGGAGAAAATGGCAGCTGTTAAAACCGGGGCACCCGCCAAGAAACCGTTGGCATTCAACTTTGCATCCTTTAAAACCCTTGATAAAAAATTACAATACTTTTTAATCATTGCCCTATTGTTTACACTTGGGAACTCATCAAACCAGTTCCTGTTTCTGCGGTCTAAAGATTTGGGCTTTTCCGCGACAACAATAATTTTACTTTATTTCGTTTATAATCTTGTTTATGCTTTCATATCCTATCCTGCAGGTGTTATTTCGGATAAAATAGGAAGAAAGAAAATACTTGTTCTAGGTTACCTGTTTTATGGTATTGTATATTTTGGATTTGCTTTTGTATCGACAAAATTTTTCGTGTGGGTATTATTTGCACTCTACGGTCTTTATATAGGGCTTACAGAAGGAATTGAAAAAGCATTCATTTCCGATATTGCTCCTTCCGACCAAAAAGCGACTATGATAGGACTTCACGCAACAATTATAGGAATAGGTTTATTCCCCGCATCTTTCGTAGCAGGAATTTTATGGACTAAATTAGGAGCTTCCGCCCCTTTTATCATGGGTGGTCTTACTGGTGTTCTTTCCTCAGTATTACTTCTGTTTTTGATTTAA
- the clpB gene encoding ATP-dependent chaperone ClpB, with protein sequence MDYEKWTIKAQEALSEAHSLATKNHNQQITDLHLLFALVEQRGGIVSTILEKLSVSISHLKKEIDKELGKLSSVEGSEQVYLTNELQKIIEDAKVEADNLKDEFVSTEHFILAIASSNTKSNEILSKNSINKEKILKVLVEVRGNMKVNDQNPEDKYQALEKYTRDLTELARKEKLDPVIGRDDEIRRVMQVLSRRTKNNPVLIGEPGVGKTAIAEGLARRINSGDVPEMLKNKKVLSLDMGALIAGAKFRGEFEDRLKAVLKEIIAREGEIILFIDEIHTLVGAGAAEGAIDAANIMKPMLARGELRCIGATTLDEYRKHIEKDAALERRFQPIIVNAPTVDDTIAILRGLKEKYEVHHGVKIKDSALISAAVLSNRYISDRFLPDKAIDLMDEAASRLRIEIESMPSELDDLERKIRQLEIEKQGLLKEKSKTEEIDKKLEELKKERKILSEHWQKEKEVITKIRKFKQQIEEVKIEEQQAERTGDLGKVAELRYGKARELQKKLDDENKKIIEIQKDTKMLKEEVDEEDIAEVVSKWTGIPVSKMLETETQKLLKMEDVLKKRVVGQDEAIVAISNAIRRSRSGLSDPNRPIGSFIFLGPTGVGKTELARVLAEFLFNSEKNMIRIDMSEYMEKHTVSRLVGAPPGYVGYEEGGQLTEAVRRKPYSVLLFDEIEKAHPDVFNMLLQILDDGRLTDGQGRTVDFKNTVIIMTSNLGSELYQNTASQVLEFMEKEIKEKLMAVLKRYFRPEFLNRIDEIIIFHYLAMEHIKKIVDLQLELINKQLLDKKITINLTDKAKDFVASIGFDPVYGARPLKRTIQREVVDALSQKILSGEIETGKTITVDKPSKSDNLEFKVK encoded by the coding sequence ATGGATTATGAAAAATGGACTATAAAGGCACAGGAAGCGTTGTCAGAGGCGCATTCTCTTGCCACTAAAAACCATAACCAGCAGATTACAGATTTACATCTGCTTTTTGCTTTGGTTGAGCAAAGAGGCGGAATTGTTTCAACGATTCTTGAGAAACTTTCTGTCTCTATTTCGCATCTAAAGAAAGAGATAGATAAGGAACTTGGAAAGCTGTCCAGTGTTGAAGGTTCTGAACAGGTTTATCTGACGAATGAGCTTCAAAAAATTATCGAAGACGCCAAAGTTGAAGCAGATAATTTAAAAGACGAGTTTGTATCAACAGAGCATTTTATTTTAGCAATAGCATCATCTAATACTAAATCGAATGAGATACTGTCAAAAAATTCGATTAATAAAGAAAAAATATTAAAAGTTTTAGTTGAAGTGAGGGGTAATATGAAAGTTAACGACCAAAATCCGGAAGATAAATATCAGGCGTTAGAAAAATATACACGGGATTTAACCGAACTTGCGAGAAAGGAAAAACTCGACCCTGTAATCGGCAGGGATGACGAAATCAGGCGCGTTATGCAGGTCTTATCGCGCCGTACAAAGAATAATCCTGTTTTAATAGGCGAGCCCGGCGTAGGTAAAACAGCAATTGCCGAGGGACTTGCAAGACGGATTAATTCCGGCGATGTCCCGGAAATGTTAAAAAACAAAAAAGTACTTTCGCTTGATATGGGCGCACTTATTGCGGGTGCAAAATTCCGTGGTGAGTTTGAAGACCGGCTTAAAGCTGTTTTAAAAGAAATTATTGCCCGTGAAGGCGAGATTATTCTTTTTATTGATGAAATTCATACGCTTGTCGGTGCCGGTGCCGCAGAAGGCGCTATAGATGCAGCAAACATTATGAAGCCCATGCTCGCCCGCGGTGAATTAAGATGTATTGGCGCAACAACCCTTGATGAATATAGGAAGCATATTGAAAAAGATGCTGCGTTAGAACGAAGATTCCAGCCGATAATAGTAAATGCACCCACAGTTGACGATACAATAGCGATTTTAAGAGGACTAAAAGAAAAATATGAAGTTCATCACGGAGTTAAAATAAAAGATTCTGCACTCATTTCCGCTGCGGTTTTATCAAACAGGTATATTTCAGACAGGTTTCTTCCGGACAAAGCGATTGACTTGATGGACGAGGCGGCTTCACGGCTCCGTATTGAAATTGAATCTATGCCTTCGGAACTTGATGATTTGGAAAGAAAAATAAGACAGCTTGAAATTGAAAAGCAGGGACTTCTGAAAGAGAAATCCAAAACTGAAGAAATTGACAAAAAACTGGAAGAACTTAAAAAGGAAAGAAAAATATTGTCCGAGCACTGGCAAAAGGAAAAAGAAGTTATTACTAAAATCCGCAAGTTTAAACAACAGATAGAAGAAGTGAAAATAGAAGAACAGCAAGCTGAGCGGACAGGCGATTTGGGAAAAGTTGCAGAACTCCGTTATGGTAAGGCAAGAGAATTACAGAAAAAACTGGATGATGAAAATAAAAAGATTATAGAAATCCAAAAAGATACAAAAATGCTTAAAGAAGAAGTTGATGAAGAGGACATAGCGGAGGTTGTTTCTAAATGGACAGGCATTCCCGTATCAAAAATGCTTGAAACAGAAACACAAAAACTGCTTAAAATGGAAGATGTTTTAAAAAAACGGGTTGTAGGTCAGGACGAAGCAATAGTTGCAATTTCAAATGCTATCCGTCGTTCAAGGAGCGGGCTTTCTGACCCCAACAGACCTATCGGTTCCTTTATATTTTTAGGTCCGACCGGAGTAGGTAAAACCGAACTTGCCAGAGTTCTTGCAGAATTTCTTTTCAACAGCGAGAAAAATATGATTCGTATTGATATGTCTGAATATATGGAGAAACACACTGTTTCCCGTTTAGTAGGCGCTCCGCCCGGCTATGTCGGCTACGAGGAAGGCGGGCAACTTACTGAAGCAGTCCGCAGGAAACCATATTCAGTACTGCTTTTCGATGAAATTGAAAAAGCGCACCCGGACGTATTTAATATGCTTTTACAGATTCTTGACGACGGCCGGCTTACTGACGGGCAAGGAAGGACTGTTGACTTCAAAAATACAGTAATTATCATGACATCCAATTTAGGAAGCGAGTTGTACCAGAATACTGCATCGCAAGTTCTTGAATTTATGGAAAAAGAAATAAAAGAAAAATTGATGGCGGTCCTGAAACGGTATTTCCGTCCCGAATTTTTGAACCGTATTGATGAAATTATCATATTCCATTATCTTGCAATGGAACATATCAAGAAAATTGTTGATTTACAGTTAGAACTGATAAATAAACAACTTTTAGATAAGAAAATCACAATTAATCTTACCGATAAAGCAAAAGATTTTGTCGCGAGTATTGGTTTTGACCCTGTTTACGGTGCCAGACCATTAAAAAGAACAATCCAGCGTGAAGTAGTTGACGCACTAAGCCAAAAAATCCTATCCGGTGAAATAGAAACAGGAAAAACCATCACCGTAGACAAACCATCCAAATCCGATAATCTTGAATTTAAAGTGAAGTAG
- a CDS encoding type II toxin-antitoxin system RelE/ParE family toxin, producing the protein MKFSIFVYPSAEKDLKNYSIPQQTEILKEINSVLSDNPLPKPPLIKKLKGIKIPLYRLRIKNLRVIYRIAKTEVVILRVINRKELELALKKFH; encoded by the coding sequence TTGAAATTCAGTATCTTCGTTTATCCTTCTGCTGAAAAAGATCTGAAAAACTATTCAATACCTCAACAGACAGAAATACTTAAAGAAATTAATTCTGTTTTATCTGATAACCCATTACCGAAACCACCGCTTATCAAAAAACTCAAAGGCATAAAAATACCGCTTTACCGATTACGAATCAAAAACCTGCGAGTAATCTATCGCATTGCTAAAACCGAGGTTGTAATCTTGAGGGTAATTAATCGCAAAGAACTCGAATTAGCACTTAAAAAATTCCATTAA